In a single window of the Nodularia spumigena CCY9414 genome:
- a CDS encoding cob(I)yrinic acid a,c-diamide adenosyltransferase encodes MTRNGIGIRTAQVRPERLTGQIHVYDGVGKGKSQAALGVVLRSIGLGINTPGDSSRVLLLRFLKGPERDYDEDGAIAALQRGFPHLIDQVRTGRAEFFGHEEITSFDREEAIRGWDVAKGAIASGLYSVVVLDEINPVLDLGLLPVDEVVRTLKSKPQELEIIATGRAAPQDLLDIADLHSEMKPQDHPKAKELFIEGIEIYTGAGKGKSTSALGKALKAIGRGINHPGSTRVLIMQWLKGGSGYTEDAAIAALQQSYPEVVDHQRCGRDAIVWRNCRQELDYVEAERGWEIAKTAIASGLYKTIILDELNPTVDLELLPVEPIVQALLRKPRDTEVIITGRCQQQPAYFDLASVHSEVYCHKHYANQGVELKRGVDF; translated from the coding sequence ATGACAAGGAACGGTATCGGTATTCGCACGGCGCAAGTGCGTCCTGAACGGCTCACAGGTCAAATTCACGTTTACGATGGCGTGGGTAAAGGTAAGTCTCAAGCGGCTTTAGGGGTAGTTTTGCGCTCAATTGGCTTGGGAATAAATACACCGGGCGATTCCAGTCGGGTCTTATTGTTGCGGTTTTTGAAAGGGCCAGAACGTGATTATGATGAAGATGGCGCGATCGCAGCTTTGCAGCGTGGTTTTCCCCATTTAATTGATCAGGTTCGCACTGGGAGAGCCGAATTTTTTGGCCATGAGGAAATTACCTCCTTTGACCGAGAAGAAGCAATCAGGGGTTGGGATGTCGCCAAAGGTGCGATCGCTTCTGGTTTATATTCAGTTGTGGTTTTAGATGAAATTAACCCAGTCTTAGATTTGGGTTTGCTACCAGTGGATGAGGTGGTACGGACATTAAAATCCAAACCCCAGGAATTAGAAATCATCGCCACTGGACGCGCCGCACCCCAAGATTTGCTCGATATTGCCGATTTACATTCGGAAATGAAACCCCAAGACCATCCAAAAGCCAAAGAACTATTTATTGAGGGGATTGAAATTTATACTGGTGCTGGTAAAGGTAAGTCTACCAGTGCTTTAGGCAAAGCATTAAAAGCCATTGGTCGGGGAATTAATCATCCAGGGTCTACCCGCGTGTTGATTATGCAATGGCTCAAAGGTGGTAGTGGCTACACAGAGGACGCAGCGATCGCCGCTTTACAGCAATCATATCCAGAGGTGGTAGATCATCAACGCTGTGGTCGAGATGCGATTGTTTGGCGCAATTGTCGCCAAGAATTGGACTATGTAGAAGCTGAAAGGGGTTGGGAAATTGCCAAAACTGCGATCGCCTCTGGACTGTATAAAACCATCATTCTCGATGAACTCAATCCCACAGTTGACCTAGAACTACTTCCCGTAGAACCCATAGTCCAAGCCTTACTCCGCAAACCCCGCGATACCGAAGTCATTATCACTGGTCGCTGTC
- the fraC gene encoding filament integrity protein FraC, whose amino-acid sequence MLGLGDFAIPRILPIGAILFEFLFLLIAIPIEAYVLNKRLKFDKKTSAFYAIAINLFSSTIGWIIFFIIEPMLPINLKSELISYTFFHTFRLQSTQTFLIFTASIMFFMTFLMKFFLLRFFVISLKENLPKLYENTPENKRLKWRRSSIARLQSTNLVTTILIANSLSYSAISLIILLSRKSS is encoded by the coding sequence ATGCTTGGACTTGGAGATTTCGCTATTCCTAGAATATTGCCTATCGGTGCAATTTTATTTGAATTTTTGTTTTTACTGATTGCCATTCCTATAGAAGCATACGTTTTGAACAAGAGGCTAAAATTTGACAAAAAAACTAGTGCTTTTTATGCCATAGCTATAAATCTTTTTTCCAGCACTATTGGTTGGATAATCTTTTTTATCATAGAACCAATGTTACCTATAAATTTAAAATCAGAATTAATTAGTTACACATTTTTTCATACTTTTAGATTGCAAAGCACACAAACTTTTCTGATTTTCACTGCTTCGATCATGTTTTTTATGACATTTTTGATGAAATTCTTTCTTTTAAGGTTTTTTGTAATTTCATTAAAAGAGAATTTGCCAAAACTTTATGAAAATACTCCAGAGAATAAGCGATTAAAATGGCGACGCTCCAGCATTGCTAGATTGCAAAGTACAAATTTAGTTACTACTATCTTGATCGCAAATTCCCTGAGTTACAGCGCCATTAGCTTAATTATCTTGTTGAGTAGAAAGTCAAGTTAA